Proteins encoded in a region of the Scyliorhinus canicula chromosome 2, sScyCan1.1, whole genome shotgun sequence genome:
- the LOC119953190 gene encoding extracellular tyrosine-protein kinase PKDCC-like isoform X2 codes for MTGKLSIASLSAALVVTSALVILKLAARSQWRREVDGRGGDPGRQLSRSGPRELLDELEDRELETIRYQEEAVRRPRAELFSGPDRVPGSWPGRPWGAGPVSSDWWGRAGRAVGHPLGCSEFRNITGIEFLGSGYTKTVLRGTLQDGTPIALKTVNSQGDEVMCCVRRYGQTRDCHRLAAFKIIKEISLLQKLQHPNVIQLYGQCYHGRLEDAPVITAMMELGTPVEMIQLLQTPWEERFRICLSLVKLLHYLAHSPLGSVLLLDFQPRQFVIVDGELKVTDLDDVSTEELSCKADSDCVLEFPTRNFNLPCTAEGKCHKINEKRNLYNAFSAPPALTPLLCEIMNATGDLRYGINKTLDTFEDVLYLYKSGFHHINHSQSWLEDYKIFEGFRIRDHSDYKCWPSYNHQGCLLSVYNKEEAAAICHSQQQCQSFIFTQRTTWLGRYLVSFRSSTELVLDVNSTVYMKSSSFKALM; via the exons ATGACCGGAAAGCTTTCCATCGCCTCCCTTTCTGCAGCTCTCGTTGTCACCTCAGCACTTGTGATTCTGAAACTAGCCGCCCGCTCCCAGTGGCGAAGAGAGGTCGATGGGAGAGGTGGTGATCCCGGCCGGCAGCTTTCCCGCTCTGGGCCACGTGAGCTGCTGGACGAACTGGAAGACAGGGAGCTGGAAACGATTCGCTATCAGGAGGAGGCTGTGCGCCGGCCGCGGGCTGAGCTGTTTTCCGGTCCCGACCGCGTTCCGGGCTCCTGGCCGGGAAGACCTTGGGGTGCTGGCCCTGTCTCCAGTGACTGGTGGGGGAGAGCGGGGAGGGCTGTCGGGCATCCACTCGGGTGCAGCGAGTTCAGGAATATCACAGGGATTGAATTCCTGGGCTCTGGCTACACTAAAACTGTTCTCAGGGGCACTCTGCAGGACGGCACTCCCATCGCCCTGAAAACCGTGAACAGCCAGGGCGACGAAGTAATGTGCTGCGTCCGGCGCTATGGCCAAACGAGGGATTGCCACAGACTGGCGGCGTTCAAAATCATCAAGGAAATTAGCCTGCTGCAAAAGCTTCAGCATCCGAATGTCATCCAG TTATATGGTCAATGCTACCATGGCCGTTTGGAAGATGCACCAGTGATAACCGCAATGATGGAACTGGGAACTCCTGTGGAAATGATACAGCTTTTGCAAACCCCCTGGGAAGAGAGATTTCGG ATTTGCCTGAGTCTAGTCAAGCTGCTTCATTATTTAGCTCACTCGCCTCTTGGGTCGGTGCTTCTGTTGGATTTCCAACCGCGTCAATTTGTCATCGTGGACGGAGAACTTAAAGTGACGGATCTGGACGATGTCAGCACGGAAGAACTTTCCTGTAAGGCAGACAGTGACTGTGTCCTTGAGTTTCCCACCAGGAATTTCAATCTTCCATGCACAGCAGAAGGGAAGTGTCATAAAATAAACGAGAAGAGAAACCTTTACAACGCATTCAG TGCACCCCCTGCCTTAACACCCCTCTTATGTGAAATTATGAATGCAACAG GAGACCTACGATATGGGATTAATAAAACATTAGACACATTTGAAGACGTTTTGTATCTTTACAAGTCTGGATTCCATCACATTAATCATTCTCAGTCCTGGCTGGAAG ATTATAAAATATTTGAGGGGTTTCGCATTCGAGACCATTCCGACTACAAATGCTGGCCATCTTACAACCACCAGGGTTGTTTGCTGTCTGTGTATAATAAAGAGGAGGCTGCAGCAATCTGCCACTCTCAACAACAGTGCCAGAGCTTCATTTTTACCCAACGGACAACATGGCTTG GACGATACTTGGTGTCATTCAGAAGCAGCACTGAGCTGGTATTGGATGTCAATTCAACTGTCTACATGAAGTCTAGTAGCTTCAAGGCACTGATGTGA
- the LOC119953190 gene encoding extracellular tyrosine-protein kinase PKDCC-like isoform X1, translating into MTGKLSIASLSAALVVTSALVILKLAARSQWRREVDGRGGDPGRQLSRSGPRELLDELEDRELETIRYQEEAVRRPRAELFSGPDRVPGSWPGRPWGAGPVSSDWWGRAGRAVGHPLGCSEFRNITGIEFLGSGYTKTVLRGTLQDGTPIALKTVNSQGDEVMCCVRRYGQTRDCHRLAAFKIIKEISLLQKLQHPNVIQLYGQCYHGRLEDAPVITAMMELGTPVEMIQLLQTPWEERFRICLSLVKLLHYLAHSPLGSVLLLDFQPRQFVIVDGELKVTDLDDVSTEELSCKADSDCVLEFPTRNFNLPCTAEGKCHKINEKRNLYNAFRFFFTYLLPYSAPPALTPLLCEIMNATGDLRYGINKTLDTFEDVLYLYKSGFHHINHSQSWLEDYKIFEGFRIRDHSDYKCWPSYNHQGCLLSVYNKEEAAAICHSQQQCQSFIFTQRTTWLGRYLVSFRSSTELVLDVNSTVYMKSSSFKALM; encoded by the exons ATGACCGGAAAGCTTTCCATCGCCTCCCTTTCTGCAGCTCTCGTTGTCACCTCAGCACTTGTGATTCTGAAACTAGCCGCCCGCTCCCAGTGGCGAAGAGAGGTCGATGGGAGAGGTGGTGATCCCGGCCGGCAGCTTTCCCGCTCTGGGCCACGTGAGCTGCTGGACGAACTGGAAGACAGGGAGCTGGAAACGATTCGCTATCAGGAGGAGGCTGTGCGCCGGCCGCGGGCTGAGCTGTTTTCCGGTCCCGACCGCGTTCCGGGCTCCTGGCCGGGAAGACCTTGGGGTGCTGGCCCTGTCTCCAGTGACTGGTGGGGGAGAGCGGGGAGGGCTGTCGGGCATCCACTCGGGTGCAGCGAGTTCAGGAATATCACAGGGATTGAATTCCTGGGCTCTGGCTACACTAAAACTGTTCTCAGGGGCACTCTGCAGGACGGCACTCCCATCGCCCTGAAAACCGTGAACAGCCAGGGCGACGAAGTAATGTGCTGCGTCCGGCGCTATGGCCAAACGAGGGATTGCCACAGACTGGCGGCGTTCAAAATCATCAAGGAAATTAGCCTGCTGCAAAAGCTTCAGCATCCGAATGTCATCCAG TTATATGGTCAATGCTACCATGGCCGTTTGGAAGATGCACCAGTGATAACCGCAATGATGGAACTGGGAACTCCTGTGGAAATGATACAGCTTTTGCAAACCCCCTGGGAAGAGAGATTTCGG ATTTGCCTGAGTCTAGTCAAGCTGCTTCATTATTTAGCTCACTCGCCTCTTGGGTCGGTGCTTCTGTTGGATTTCCAACCGCGTCAATTTGTCATCGTGGACGGAGAACTTAAAGTGACGGATCTGGACGATGTCAGCACGGAAGAACTTTCCTGTAAGGCAGACAGTGACTGTGTCCTTGAGTTTCCCACCAGGAATTTCAATCTTCCATGCACAGCAGAAGGGAAGTGTCATAAAATAAACGAGAAGAGAAACCTTTACAACGCATTCAG attctttTTCACATACTTGCTGCCCTACAGTGCACCCCCTGCCTTAACACCCCTCTTATGTGAAATTATGAATGCAACAG GAGACCTACGATATGGGATTAATAAAACATTAGACACATTTGAAGACGTTTTGTATCTTTACAAGTCTGGATTCCATCACATTAATCATTCTCAGTCCTGGCTGGAAG ATTATAAAATATTTGAGGGGTTTCGCATTCGAGACCATTCCGACTACAAATGCTGGCCATCTTACAACCACCAGGGTTGTTTGCTGTCTGTGTATAATAAAGAGGAGGCTGCAGCAATCTGCCACTCTCAACAACAGTGCCAGAGCTTCATTTTTACCCAACGGACAACATGGCTTG GACGATACTTGGTGTCATTCAGAAGCAGCACTGAGCTGGTATTGGATGTCAATTCAACTGTCTACATGAAGTCTAGTAGCTTCAAGGCACTGATGTGA